One stretch of Paenibacillus sp. AN1007 DNA includes these proteins:
- a CDS encoding aldo/keto reductase codes for MTTAQHLQSTTTLHNGVHMPWFGLGVFKVEEGSELIEAVKSAVKHGYRSIDTAAIYGNESGVGQAIAEALQENGLKREDLFITSKVWNADLGYAETLAAFDTTMNKLGLDVLDLYLIHWPKAGKYKGAWKAMEELYAAGRIRAIGVSNFQIHHLQDLIQDAQVKPMVNQVEYHPRLTQVELKDFCEQHGIQLEAWSPLMQGELLDNPVLTEIAAAKGKSVAQVILRWDLQNGVVTIPKSTKEHRIIENAAIYDFELSAEEMQRINALNENVRVGPDPDNFDF; via the coding sequence ATGACAACAGCACAACATCTGCAATCCACTACAACACTGCATAACGGCGTTCATATGCCTTGGTTTGGTCTGGGCGTATTCAAGGTTGAAGAAGGTTCCGAACTGATTGAAGCGGTAAAAAGCGCGGTTAAACACGGCTATCGCAGTATTGATACAGCTGCCATCTATGGTAACGAGTCCGGTGTAGGCCAGGCGATTGCCGAAGCACTGCAGGAGAACGGATTAAAGCGCGAAGACCTTTTTATTACCTCCAAAGTATGGAATGCGGACCTCGGATATGCCGAGACACTTGCCGCATTTGATACAACGATGAACAAGCTTGGACTGGATGTTCTGGACCTGTACCTGATTCACTGGCCCAAAGCCGGCAAATACAAAGGGGCATGGAAAGCCATGGAGGAATTGTACGCAGCAGGCCGAATCCGCGCAATTGGCGTAAGCAACTTCCAGATCCACCATCTGCAGGATCTGATACAGGATGCGCAGGTGAAACCTATGGTCAACCAGGTCGAATACCACCCACGTCTGACACAGGTTGAGTTAAAGGATTTTTGTGAGCAGCATGGCATTCAGCTTGAGGCCTGGTCACCGCTCATGCAGGGTGAACTGTTGGACAATCCTGTACTCACAGAGATCGCTGCAGCCAAAGGCAAGTCTGTCGCTCAAGTCATCCTGCGCTGGGATCTGCAAAATGGTGTTGTAACCATCCCGAAATCAACGAAGGAACATCGGATTATTGAGAATGCGGCCATTTATGACTTCGAGCTGTCCGCGGAAGAGATGCAGCGCATCAATGCACTGAACGAGAACGTGCGTGTAGGTCCAGACCCGGACAACTTTGATTTCTGA
- a CDS encoding substrate-binding domain-containing protein produces the protein MSSWKGIGKRCERTGLTFNEDDVLPAYSSWEDGYFAIRNYTFGPESPTAFIGLNNLVTRGALRALLEAGYSVPRDISIIGYDDLPDMQYAEVALTTIGPPLDELAVQAAELIVSLIRDEQVDVPVVIQPKLNLRNSTAVCRQ, from the coding sequence ATGTCAAGCTGGAAGGGTATAGGGAAGCGCTGCGAGCGCACGGGTCTGACTTTTAATGAGGACGATGTGCTGCCAGCTTACTCTTCATGGGAAGATGGCTATTTTGCCATCCGAAATTATACGTTTGGCCCTGAGTCTCCAACGGCATTTATCGGCCTGAACAACCTCGTGACACGGGGGGCGCTTCGGGCGCTTCTCGAAGCAGGTTACAGCGTGCCGCGTGACATCTCGATCATTGGCTATGACGATCTGCCTGATATGCAGTATGCCGAAGTCGCGCTGACCACCATCGGTCCGCCGCTGGATGAACTCGCTGTTCAGGCGGCCGAGCTGATTGTATCCCTGATCCGTGACGAGCAGGTGGATGTACCGGTTGTCATCCAGCCGAAGCTGAATTTGCGTAATTCAACAGCAGTGTGCCGGCAGTAA
- a CDS encoding LacI family DNA-binding transcriptional regulator, producing the protein MITIKDIAKLAGVSYSTVSKALNDDPRIKPATKQKVLAVAEKHQYRKNMLARQLSTGRSNIIGFVLDELSNPLFSNISGSLHTELKKRGYQMILVAADDGVDVFSQLRVDGCILWDYALDNRDAFWKKFATLNMPCFVLGTDEAPNSPYIKIDRKEGLFKAVEHLKSFGHSRIGFIGNSQHVKLEGYREALRAHGSDF; encoded by the coding sequence TTGATTACCATTAAAGATATAGCCAAACTGGCGGGGGTGAGCTACAGCACAGTATCGAAGGCACTGAATGACGATCCCCGAATTAAACCGGCAACCAAGCAGAAGGTGCTTGCGGTAGCGGAAAAACACCAATACCGGAAAAACATGCTGGCCCGGCAGCTCTCTACCGGCAGGAGCAATATCATTGGTTTTGTGCTGGATGAGCTGAGCAATCCATTGTTCTCCAACATATCAGGCAGCCTGCATACCGAGCTGAAGAAGCGAGGATATCAGATGATTCTGGTTGCAGCCGATGACGGGGTGGATGTGTTCAGCCAGCTGCGGGTGGATGGTTGTATTCTGTGGGACTATGCACTCGACAACCGGGATGCATTTTGGAAAAAATTCGCAACGCTGAACATGCCATGTTTCGTACTCGGTACAGATGAAGCCCCGAATTCGCCTTACATCAAGATTGATCGTAAGGAGGGCCTGTTCAAAGCAGTGGAGCATCTGAAATCATTCGGTCACAGCCGCATCGGATTCATCGGCAACTCACAGCATGTCAAGCTGGAAGGGTATAGGGAAGCGCTGCGAGCGCACGGGTCTGACTTTTAA
- a CDS encoding ABC transporter permease subunit, with protein sequence MSTLLGLIRRDKYLLLMFSPIFLYYLIFMYLPMPGVLLAFRNFIPGQGMFSGEWVGLRWFEQFVNSIYFWRLLRNTFLLAFLPLLFGFSIPILFAVCIVEIKNRTFKRFAQTVTYLPHFISTVVVAGIIINFLSPTDGIVNTLIASLGMEKVNFMMDASWFRTIFTSSDIWQSFGFSSIIYIAAIMGIDPEMYDSGKIDGVNKFQELWHLTLPSIKPTIVILLLLSLGGIMSVGFEKVYLLYNGATYETADVLSTYVYRMGIEGQNYGFATAIGLFNSIITFVLVFAANTMTRRLTKMSLW encoded by the coding sequence ATGTCTACGCTGCTGGGTCTCATCCGGCGGGATAAGTATCTGCTGCTGATGTTCTCACCAATCTTTCTGTATTATCTCATCTTCATGTATCTGCCCATGCCGGGTGTACTTCTTGCCTTTCGTAACTTTATACCAGGTCAAGGCATGTTCAGTGGCGAATGGGTGGGGCTGCGCTGGTTTGAGCAGTTTGTGAACTCGATCTACTTCTGGCGGCTGCTGCGCAACACCTTTTTACTGGCTTTTCTTCCGCTTTTGTTCGGTTTCTCCATCCCCATCCTATTTGCAGTCTGCATCGTAGAGATTAAGAACCGAACCTTTAAACGCTTCGCGCAAACGGTTACGTACCTTCCTCACTTTATCTCCACCGTTGTGGTGGCCGGCATCATTATCAACTTCCTGTCACCAACAGACGGTATTGTAAACACCCTGATCGCAAGTCTCGGTATGGAAAAAGTAAACTTCATGATGGATGCCAGCTGGTTCCGCACCATCTTCACCAGTTCTGACATCTGGCAGAGCTTTGGCTTCAGCTCCATCATCTATATCGCAGCCATTATGGGGATTGACCCCGAGATGTATGACTCCGGCAAAATCGACGGCGTGAACAAATTTCAGGAGCTGTGGCATCTTACACTACCCAGTATCAAACCAACCATTGTCATTCTGCTGCTGCTGTCGCTTGGCGGCATTATGAGCGTAGGCTTCGAGAAAGTATACCTGCTCTACAACGGGGCCACCTATGAAACGGCAGATGTGCTGTCTACCTATGTATACCGGATGGGGATCGAGGGTCAGAATTATGGCTTCGCCACAGCAATCGGACTATTTAACTCCATTATTACCTTTGTGCTTGTTTTTGCAGCCAATACGATGACTCGCCGCCTTACCAAAATGTCACTCTGGTAA
- a CDS encoding helix-turn-helix transcriptional regulator gives MERANSIREQLMQYIQDNQIKHSHFAHRSGINSGTLSRILQGNKPISMNQLAAITAGMGLPEDYFFSDYIDECFSTLITIRRIRPFIFRCADIDRIDCIQQVTNRILEDLSYVPVLFDMAEELFEDNKHAAAGILYRGVSEAEKYQHSERLALSQYRLFLISLGEDMEENVRAAAQFEIYVNRLDEADQLDALKQLMHVFGMAHKWEKVDILAKEMQRIAVIQYEMQHRSLRPTEERKRAERPFYYYILYAYLSQATASEHCGDYQRALEFVALYNSGECWIREQDEEARQIIGQFSEWAVANTYLYRLMSGEVGVINEYADYIAGREGEIFLALWHMIQAANQYHFNIDKILERFAEYIPYQSGKAAFGEYKSTIVKERYVQFLGDLAVYRFNENKDIHASTELMLEGLNLSIAMGSSKIIHSCLAFFEKIKAHSELFEAKLK, from the coding sequence ATGGAGCGGGCAAATTCAATTCGAGAACAATTGATGCAATACATACAGGATAATCAGATAAAACATTCCCATTTCGCTCATCGCTCTGGCATCAACTCAGGAACCCTCAGTCGTATATTACAAGGTAATAAACCTATATCAATGAATCAACTCGCAGCGATTACTGCCGGAATGGGCTTACCCGAAGACTACTTTTTTAGTGATTATATCGATGAGTGCTTCTCTACTCTAATCACCATCAGGCGTATAAGACCCTTTATATTCCGCTGCGCTGATATAGATCGGATTGATTGTATCCAGCAGGTAACTAACCGTATATTAGAAGACCTTTCTTATGTTCCCGTATTATTTGATATGGCTGAAGAGTTATTTGAGGATAACAAACATGCGGCTGCTGGAATTCTCTATAGAGGTGTGAGTGAAGCAGAGAAATATCAGCATTCTGAGCGTCTTGCGCTCAGCCAATATCGGTTGTTTTTAATTAGTCTCGGAGAAGATATGGAGGAAAATGTACGTGCAGCCGCTCAGTTTGAAATATACGTGAATCGACTGGATGAAGCTGATCAGCTTGATGCGTTAAAACAACTAATGCATGTTTTTGGAATGGCTCATAAATGGGAAAAGGTTGATATATTAGCTAAAGAAATGCAGCGTATCGCAGTAATACAATATGAGATGCAGCATCGTTCTCTACGCCCCACAGAAGAAAGGAAGCGTGCTGAAAGACCGTTTTATTACTATATTTTATATGCCTATCTGTCTCAAGCTACAGCAAGTGAACATTGCGGTGATTACCAGAGAGCATTGGAATTTGTTGCATTGTATAACAGCGGGGAATGCTGGATTCGAGAGCAGGATGAGGAAGCCCGGCAGATTATTGGGCAGTTTTCGGAATGGGCGGTCGCTAATACATATCTGTATCGTTTGATGTCGGGAGAGGTAGGTGTCATCAATGAATATGCGGATTATATAGCAGGCCGTGAAGGAGAGATATTCCTTGCTTTGTGGCACATGATTCAGGCGGCGAATCAGTACCATTTCAACATAGATAAAATCTTGGAGCGGTTCGCAGAGTATATCCCTTATCAATCGGGAAAAGCTGCGTTTGGCGAGTATAAATCGACGATAGTTAAAGAGAGATATGTTCAGTTTTTAGGTGATTTGGCAGTTTACCGATTCAATGAGAATAAGGATATTCATGCTTCCACGGAGCTTATGTTAGAAGGGTTGAATTTATCCATAGCTATGGGGAGTAGTAAAATTATACATTCATGCTTGGCGTTTTTTGAGAAGATCAAAGCTCATTCAGAACTCTTTGAAGCTAAGTTGAAGTGA
- a CDS encoding class I SAM-dependent methyltransferase, with translation MGERGSDFYDNDAVFQTYMERRQGQDNANDTLEKPVMLELIGDAAGKNILDLGCGDAGFAAELLGKQHKGLSYTGIEGSTNMVQAARKSVQGLNARIEQSYLEEWTYPADTYDLAISRLAIHYVKDVDHLFRSVYGALKTNGSFIFSVEHPVITSTLQPSGIRTNWIVDQYFVEGFREQEWLGGSVKKMHRSIESYYTALQQAGFRVEQLRESAPQRAFFTDEETYLRRQRIPLFLFLSARKLK, from the coding sequence ATGGGTGAAAGAGGTTCGGATTTCTATGACAATGATGCTGTATTTCAGACGTATATGGAACGCAGGCAGGGGCAGGACAATGCCAATGATACACTGGAGAAGCCGGTTATGCTGGAGTTGATTGGCGATGCTGCGGGTAAGAATATTCTGGATCTTGGCTGTGGGGACGCAGGGTTTGCAGCTGAACTGTTGGGGAAACAGCATAAAGGTTTATCCTACACAGGAATTGAAGGATCGACCAATATGGTTCAGGCTGCCCGCAAATCAGTTCAGGGATTAAATGCCCGGATTGAGCAGTCTTATCTGGAGGAGTGGACGTATCCTGCGGACACATACGACTTGGCCATCTCAAGATTAGCAATTCATTACGTTAAGGATGTGGATCACCTGTTTCGCAGTGTATACGGTGCTTTGAAAACGAACGGTTCCTTTATATTCTCGGTAGAACACCCGGTCATTACATCCACGCTGCAGCCTTCTGGAATACGGACGAACTGGATTGTGGATCAGTATTTCGTCGAAGGTTTCCGCGAGCAGGAGTGGCTTGGGGGTTCGGTCAAAAAAATGCACCGATCCATTGAATCCTATTACACAGCACTGCAGCAGGCCGGGTTTCGTGTGGAGCAGCTGCGTGAGTCGGCACCGCAGCGTGCTTTTTTCACGGATGAAGAGACGTATCTGCGAAGACAGCGTATTCCGCTCTTTCTGTTTCTGTCCGCACGTAAACTGAAGTGA
- a CDS encoding ABC transporter ATP-binding protein has translation MIIDVQHVTWKRGPLTLLHDVSWRVNKGEHWALLGLNGSGKTTLLNMITGYLWPTEGSISVLGHEYGSVDLRELRKSIGWVSSSLQEKLHASDRTQYVVISGKHATIGLYDKLADEDLEQARHWMHTLGCQHLWDREYRTCSQGEKQKLLIARALMANPQLLILDEPCNGLDLFSRERLLDSISELTAQADTPSLIYVTHHTEEILPVFRHSLLLRRGEVFGSGLTSDLMTKSVLSDFFEAPVEVEQHGERVYVRAAAAEG, from the coding sequence ATGATCATTGATGTACAGCATGTTACTTGGAAAAGAGGGCCGCTCACGCTGCTGCATGATGTCAGCTGGCGTGTAAACAAAGGCGAACACTGGGCGCTGCTTGGCCTGAACGGCTCCGGCAAAACAACGCTTCTCAATATGATTACAGGTTACCTGTGGCCAACCGAAGGCAGCATCTCGGTACTTGGTCATGAATATGGCAGTGTGGACCTGCGCGAGCTTCGAAAGTCGATCGGCTGGGTGAGCTCCTCTCTGCAGGAGAAACTGCATGCTTCCGACCGCACGCAGTATGTCGTAATCAGCGGCAAACATGCCACCATTGGCCTGTATGACAAGTTGGCAGATGAAGATCTGGAGCAGGCCAGGCACTGGATGCACACACTGGGCTGCCAGCATCTGTGGGATCGCGAATACCGCACCTGCTCCCAAGGAGAGAAGCAAAAACTTCTTATTGCCCGCGCCTTGATGGCAAATCCGCAGCTGCTCATTCTCGACGAGCCCTGTAATGGGCTTGATCTATTCTCCAGAGAGCGTCTGCTGGACAGCATAAGTGAACTCACAGCTCAAGCTGATACGCCTTCCCTGATCTATGTCACACATCATACAGAGGAAATACTGCCTGTCTTCCGGCACAGCCTGCTGCTCCGCCGGGGAGAAGTGTTCGGCAGCGGATTAACCTCTGATCTGATGACTAAGAGTGTATTAAGTGATTTCTTTGAAGCCCCGGTAGAGGTGGAGCAGCATGGTGAGCGAGTCTATGTTCGAGCAGCTGCAGCTGAAGGTTAG
- a CDS encoding pectinesterase family protein: MTEHRLPEVQLAAELEAESAPSYITVASDGSGDYSSIQAAIDALPDNSNGCVGVSDMGSGSDRGSLPIRVKAGVYYEKLHMEKPGIHLIGEGAEQTIITYDDHALKRFADGSQYHTFHSYTAFIGADDFTAEGISFVNSAGPGKEVGQALAVYVDGDRAVFHSCRFIGYQDTIFTGPLPEQPLDRSYFGGPRDGAERRKLRQYFENCYIEGDIDFIFGSATVVFKGCEIFTKSRLTEAEAAEGQVNGWITAASTPEDVPYGYIFVDCDLTSNAPPQSVYLGRPWRNHAKVCFLNCWLGAHVKQEGWHNWDKSEAEATVHYAEYKSAGPGAKGADDRVSWSRILTDEDAAEYELSRVLSGDDGWKPFI, translated from the coding sequence ATGACGGAGCATCGCTTGCCGGAAGTACAGCTGGCAGCGGAGTTGGAAGCGGAGTCAGCGCCCTCTTATATCACTGTTGCTTCTGATGGATCGGGAGATTATTCGAGCATTCAGGCTGCAATCGATGCGCTGCCGGACAATAGTAATGGGTGTGTTGGAGTCAGTGATATGGGCAGTGGTAGCGACCGCGGCAGTCTTCCAATTCGAGTGAAGGCAGGCGTATATTATGAAAAGCTGCACATGGAGAAGCCGGGCATTCATCTGATTGGTGAAGGGGCCGAGCAGACGATCATCACCTACGATGATCATGCGCTCAAGAGATTTGCGGACGGCTCGCAGTACCATACGTTCCATTCCTACACAGCATTTATCGGAGCAGATGATTTTACAGCGGAAGGAATCTCCTTTGTGAACTCGGCCGGACCGGGCAAAGAGGTAGGGCAGGCGCTGGCCGTTTATGTGGATGGGGACCGTGCGGTGTTTCACAGCTGCCGTTTTATCGGTTATCAGGATACAATCTTTACGGGACCGCTGCCCGAGCAGCCTTTGGACCGCAGTTATTTCGGCGGGCCGCGGGACGGTGCGGAGCGGCGTAAGTTAAGACAGTATTTCGAGAATTGTTATATCGAAGGGGATATCGATTTTATTTTTGGCTCGGCTACGGTTGTGTTTAAGGGCTGCGAGATTTTTACGAAGAGCCGTCTGACGGAAGCGGAGGCCGCGGAAGGGCAGGTGAATGGCTGGATTACGGCAGCTTCTACACCAGAGGATGTTCCTTACGGGTATATATTTGTAGACTGTGATCTGACCAGCAATGCTCCTCCACAATCGGTCTATCTGGGCAGGCCATGGCGTAATCATGCCAAAGTCTGTTTCTTGAACTGCTGGCTTGGCGCGCATGTGAAACAAGAGGGCTGGCACAACTGGGACAAGTCTGAAGCGGAAGCGACGGTCCATTATGCAGAATATAAAAGTGCCGGACCCGGAGCAAAAGGTGCGGACGATCGTGTGTCATGGTCCAGAATACTGACGGACGAAGATGCAGCCGAGTATGAGTTATCCCGCGTTCTATCAGGGGATGACGGCTGGAAGCCTTTCATATAA
- a CDS encoding carbohydrate ABC transporter permease, whose amino-acid sequence MQKSRSDRLFYVFVYLLTILAVVVTLYPFLYVVSISFSSVDAIDKQKVVLWPVGFTLSGYQMVLQYKELWVSFYNTIWYTVVGTLLNIVATCLAAFPLSRQQFFLRRKLNFFIAFTMYFSGGLIPVYMLITSLGLYNTRWVMVLPVLVITFNVMICRSAFEGIPNEIFESASIDGANEMTMLYRLAVPIIKPTLAVLTLYYAVFHWNNFFSALLYLGKQDMQTPPDVPAKGTDHGFAGGYAEDGWYDDIRRTGGFNAAGSLCIYCGQHSANCDDLPVYPAVLR is encoded by the coding sequence ATGCAAAAATCGAGAAGTGACCGATTATTCTATGTCTTCGTCTATCTACTGACGATTCTGGCGGTTGTAGTCACCTTGTATCCGTTCCTGTACGTTGTCAGCATTTCCTTCAGTTCGGTGGATGCCATCGATAAACAGAAAGTGGTGCTCTGGCCTGTAGGATTCACCTTGTCAGGGTACCAGATGGTCCTGCAGTACAAGGAGTTGTGGGTTTCCTTTTATAACACCATCTGGTATACCGTTGTGGGTACGCTGCTGAACATTGTGGCCACCTGCCTTGCCGCGTTCCCCTTGTCGAGACAGCAGTTTTTCCTGCGGCGCAAACTGAACTTTTTCATCGCTTTCACCATGTATTTCTCAGGTGGCCTCATTCCGGTCTACATGCTGATTACATCACTGGGGCTGTACAATACCCGCTGGGTGATGGTGCTGCCAGTGCTGGTGATTACGTTTAACGTGATGATCTGCCGCTCGGCTTTTGAAGGCATTCCGAATGAAATTTTTGAAAGCGCCAGCATTGATGGAGCCAATGAGATGACGATGCTGTATCGTCTCGCTGTTCCGATTATCAAGCCAACACTGGCGGTGCTGACGCTGTACTATGCCGTATTCCACTGGAACAACTTCTTCTCGGCCCTGCTGTATTTGGGCAAACAGGATATGCAGACCCCTCCAGATGTTCCTGCGAAGGGTACTGATCATGGCTTCGCCGGAGGTTATGCAGAAGATGGGTGGTACGATGACATCCGGCGCACTGGCGGTTTCAACGCTGCAGGTTCGTTATGTATCTATTGTGGTCAGCATTCTGCCAATTGTGATGATCTACCCGTTTATCCAGCGGTACTTCGTTAA
- a CDS encoding extracellular solute-binding protein, which translates to MRFKGAGRKSVIAAILAISLAGCSGGTGAGTDAGKTPESTEKAFNYTGAGPVTDQPDAKLSILATNAWTTNVDLSTAAIVKKIESNAGVKVDWDLIPPQNYADAVNPRLAAGTGLPDIVYLPDQDQLMKYINSGLFMPINDLVDKYGVNLKKIYEKSPSVKASLTTPDGKMYYIPQQTLTRNYMPVFMVNERWLKKLGLSEPTTLDEFTAMLRKFKTDDPNGNGKADEIPLSMESKFVPMAFGPAFGLDLSNNFYADDQGKVHFSYYEPAYKEYLTYLNGLYKEGLLGVDYASTTSDQVTSRISQDVTGATFNFSWYMSMVYSPLFKDYKPEESIIKGILPLKGPHGDQFYIGRTPVSGIFGISKDSKNPELAFRFLDYAVSDEAQTYYTWGIKDDTYTEENGVKKFTDKGKDNEYIQKLGIGPVNLPNIQSTDSADSIVAPWHAKLDKELEKYVREPFPFVYALPDEASVESMSMPDITTYVEEMNFKFISGDASLDQFDSYIETLKSMNVEQVIAGRQAQYDRYKAAQK; encoded by the coding sequence ATGAGATTCAAAGGGGCAGGAAGAAAAAGTGTCATTGCAGCGATACTTGCGATCAGTTTGGCGGGCTGCAGCGGGGGGACAGGGGCAGGAACCGATGCGGGGAAAACACCTGAGAGTACAGAAAAAGCCTTCAATTATACCGGCGCCGGGCCGGTAACAGATCAACCGGATGCGAAGCTGTCTATCCTGGCAACGAACGCATGGACAACCAACGTAGACTTGTCTACCGCAGCCATCGTCAAGAAAATCGAGAGCAATGCAGGTGTGAAGGTAGATTGGGATCTGATCCCTCCTCAGAACTACGCAGATGCTGTGAACCCAAGACTGGCAGCGGGTACGGGGCTTCCGGATATCGTGTACCTGCCGGATCAGGACCAATTAATGAAATACATTAACAGCGGTCTGTTCATGCCGATTAATGATCTGGTAGACAAATACGGAGTCAATCTCAAAAAAATATATGAAAAGTCTCCATCGGTTAAAGCCAGTTTAACGACGCCAGATGGTAAAATGTATTATATTCCGCAGCAGACGCTGACCCGAAACTACATGCCCGTATTCATGGTTAATGAGCGCTGGCTGAAAAAACTGGGATTAAGCGAACCGACCACACTGGATGAGTTCACAGCGATGCTGCGCAAATTCAAAACAGACGACCCGAACGGCAACGGCAAAGCAGATGAAATTCCATTGTCTATGGAATCCAAGTTTGTACCGATGGCCTTTGGCCCAGCCTTTGGACTTGATCTGTCTAACAATTTCTATGCCGATGATCAAGGCAAAGTGCACTTCAGTTATTATGAGCCAGCTTACAAGGAATATCTGACATACTTGAATGGTCTGTATAAGGAAGGTCTGCTTGGAGTGGACTATGCGAGCACGACGAGTGACCAGGTTACCTCACGGATCTCCCAGGATGTAACTGGAGCAACGTTTAACTTCAGCTGGTATATGTCGATGGTGTACAGCCCGCTGTTCAAGGATTACAAGCCGGAAGAGTCTATTATCAAAGGCATTCTGCCATTAAAAGGACCGCACGGAGACCAGTTCTACATCGGACGTACACCGGTTAGCGGCATCTTCGGCATCAGTAAGGACAGCAAAAATCCGGAACTTGCTTTCCGCTTCCTGGATTATGCCGTCAGTGATGAAGCACAGACGTATTACACTTGGGGGATCAAGGATGATACCTATACAGAAGAGAACGGTGTAAAGAAATTCACGGATAAAGGTAAAGACAATGAATATATCCAGAAGCTCGGAATTGGTCCGGTCAATCTGCCCAATATCCAATCCACAGATTCGGCAGATTCCATCGTTGCACCATGGCATGCGAAGCTGGACAAAGAGTTAGAAAAATATGTGCGTGAGCCGTTCCCGTTTGTGTACGCGCTTCCGGATGAAGCAAGCGTTGAAAGCATGTCGATGCCTGACATCACCACCTATGTGGAAGAGATGAACTTCAAGTTTATTAGCGGTGACGCAAGTCTGGATCAGTTCGACAGTTATATCGAGACTCTGAAGAGCATGAATGTTGAACAAGTGATTGCAGGCAGACAGGCTCAATATGATCGCTATAAAGCTGCACAGAAATAG
- a CDS encoding glycoside hydrolase family 88 protein, with amino-acid sequence MQVQTQLSWSERIAASIMQQCNEEGFHAFPSGRWAYVEGMTLMAVARTGEEYNRQEYIDFMKKHMDLYVQPDGSIGTYSLEEYNLDQINQGKNLFALLEGAEDGRYAEAAHLLAAQLAGQPRTSEGGFWHKKIYPFQMWLDGLYMSSPFLSQYAKTFQRPDLWDEVAHQILLIERKTRDPRTGLLYHGWDESKEQIWADSQTGCSPHFWSRAMGWYAMAIVDSVEHFPLNHPKRGTIIGIFERMCNALVRIQEQESGLWFQVLDQGFRKGNYLEASGSSMFVYALAKGVRLRYLEPHFRAAAEKGWQGLTSRLVEETAEGVRLNGICHGAGLSLDRDGSYGYYVSEAVVSDSFMGVAPLLLAALEMERLP; translated from the coding sequence ATGCAGGTACAGACACAGTTATCCTGGTCCGAGCGAATTGCAGCTTCGATTATGCAGCAGTGTAACGAGGAAGGCTTTCATGCATTTCCTTCAGGACGATGGGCATATGTGGAGGGCATGACGTTAATGGCTGTGGCACGAACAGGGGAAGAGTATAACAGGCAGGAATATATCGATTTTATGAAAAAACATATGGACCTGTATGTGCAGCCAGATGGCTCCATCGGTACTTACTCCTTGGAAGAATATAATCTGGATCAGATTAATCAAGGGAAAAACCTGTTTGCGTTACTGGAAGGTGCTGAGGATGGGCGCTACGCGGAGGCAGCTCATCTGCTTGCCGCACAGCTTGCGGGCCAGCCCCGAACGTCCGAGGGAGGATTCTGGCACAAAAAAATCTATCCATTCCAGATGTGGCTGGATGGGCTGTACATGTCTTCCCCTTTTCTCTCCCAGTATGCAAAGACGTTCCAGCGTCCGGATTTATGGGATGAGGTGGCCCATCAGATTTTGCTGATTGAACGAAAGACACGCGATCCACGTACCGGACTGCTGTATCACGGGTGGGATGAGTCGAAGGAGCAGATCTGGGCAGATTCCCAGACGGGATGTTCTCCGCACTTCTGGAGCCGAGCGATGGGCTGGTATGCGATGGCAATTGTGGACAGTGTGGAGCATTTTCCACTGAATCATCCCAAACGGGGTACGATTATTGGCATCTTTGAGCGGATGTGTAATGCATTGGTACGTATACAGGAGCAGGAGAGCGGACTCTGGTTCCAGGTGCTGGATCAAGGATTCCGCAAAGGAAACTATTTGGAAGCTTCAGGTTCAAGTATGTTTGTATATGCACTTGCAAAAGGAGTCCGCCTGCGATATCTGGAACCTCACTTTAGAGCAGCTGCAGAGAAAGGCTGGCAGGGGCTTACCTCCAGATTGGTCGAGGAGACGGCTGAAGGTGTGCGGTTAAACGGCATATGTCATGGGGCGGGACTGAGTCTGGATCGTGATGGATCATATGGTTATTATGTCAGCGAGGCAGTTGTAAGCGATTCCTTTATGGGCGTTGCCCCGCTGCTGCTGGCCGCACTGGAAATGGAGCGTTTGCCATGA